The following are from one region of the Thermofilum sp. genome:
- a CDS encoding DUF87 domain-containing protein yields the protein MKVRLSLFSAIELEGHLLVTGPTGSGKTNTVKVILEEISSKLPVLVLDYHGEYNLGRVLTPGINLRFSMFSDNSDPEFIVDVLGTLFQLTEPQWYIILRSVRKLGSGITLKKLVEAVEEEPANDWRTYEIKQAVLRRLAILSEGLLGEVLNGVESPEFLFEEVVTVNLSVLPPRYRSFLALIIMKHLYDHACRRGESKRIVHVTVLEEAWNVLLPRARWEPPSIGERLFLELRKFGELVIAVSQRVDDISERSTRNCAAIIMHQPSEIELERLGCRVDQGRLGKLQRRGTALVVKTGCSLREVRVRKAKS from the coding sequence ATGAAGGTAAGGTTAAGCCTTTTCAGCGCGATCGAACTAGAGGGACATCTCCTCGTTACCGGACCAACAGGCTCCGGTAAAACGAACACTGTCAAGGTAATTTTGGAAGAAATTTCGAGCAAGCTGCCTGTACTCGTACTCGACTACCATGGCGAGTACAATCTCGGGCGCGTGCTCACACCAGGCATTAACTTGCGTTTCAGTATGTTCTCAGATAACAGCGACCCAGAGTTCATCGTAGACGTGCTAGGCACTCTTTTCCAGCTCACGGAACCACAGTGGTACATAATTCTACGAAGCGTGAGAAAACTAGGTTCAGGCATAACTTTGAAGAAGCTTGTCGAAGCGGTAGAAGAAGAGCCCGCCAACGACTGGAGAACCTACGAGATTAAGCAGGCTGTTCTCCGCCGATTAGCAATTTTAAGCGAAGGTTTGCTAGGGGAAGTTTTAAATGGGGTAGAAAGTCCCGAATTCCTCTTCGAGGAGGTGGTCACCGTCAACTTGTCGGTTCTCCCTCCTCGCTATCGAAGCTTTCTCGCCCTCATAATCATGAAGCACCTTTACGATCACGCATGCAGGCGGGGAGAGAGCAAGAGAATCGTTCACGTGACGGTTCTTGAGGAAGCTTGGAACGTGCTTCTGCCTAGAGCGCGCTGGGAGCCTCCCAGCATCGGCGAACGCTTGTTTCTCGAGTTAAGAAAGTTCGGGGAGCTCGTGATCGCCGTCTCGCAGCGTGTCGACGACATCAGCGAGAGGTCTACGCGCAACTGCGCAGCGATTATAATGCATCAGCCGAGTGAGATAGAGCTAGAGCGGCTGGGCTGCCGCGTCGATCAAGGGAGGCTGGGGAAGCTTCAGAGAAGAGGGACGGCCCTCGTGGTGAAAACGGGCTGCAGTCTACGCGAAGTAAGAGTGCGCAAGGCTAAGAGCTGA
- a CDS encoding DNA polymerase II — translation MELEFWLLDVSYDIVGGVPEVQLWGLDRSGNRVLVVDRSFRPYFYVLPVGDPEEVARALRQALTAYGLLSVEQLDRRFFGKPSKVLRVTLMNPREVPSAREAAAKLKGVKEVLEADIRFYMRYMVDNDVRPSAWHVVKVDELKKPSNVHVDDAYLALEAPRYVGGPPPNLKVYAIDIECYNKYGEPIPERDPVILISRATRDGVEVFSAEQGETALLKEFLDDFWEQDPDVVVGYNSNRFDIPYLIRRAHENGLKLKLNRNGGEPAQSVYGHFSMVGRANIDLYDYASELAGVKLKTLDHVADYLGLVKRSERVLLDASRIYEYWDSGELRAVLKQYSADDARSAFLIGEAVLPFAIQLSEIVGLPLDQIFAASVGNRVEWFLIRQAFKRGELAPNSKERKEETYKGAIVLSPRPGIHRNIAVLDFSSMYPNIMIKYNISPDTYISPVESVPEGEVNVAPEVGHKFRKNPPGFFRSILEELIRVRREIIRRMRELSPESEEFRILEERQKAVKVITNAVYGYTGWPPARWYMREVAEATTAWGRVIIKETIRKAQELGLTVIYGDTDSIFVVYEPKRVSKLIDYVNAEMGFEIKVDRIYSKIFFTEAKKRYCGFTLDGKIEIVGLEAVRGDWAELSKDIQEKVVEIILVEENPWRAVEYVRSVISDLYLGKVPLEKLIIWKTLTKELDEYEVDAPHVQAARMLARAGYRVYKGMKIGYVVTKYGSSKVSDRAKPHILVRSPDEVDVEYYVEHQVVPAALRILEYFGVRREHLISKGKGQASLLDFFG, via the coding sequence ATGGAGCTCGAGTTCTGGCTCCTGGATGTAAGCTACGACATTGTAGGCGGAGTCCCTGAGGTGCAGCTCTGGGGGTTGGATAGGTCAGGGAACCGCGTCTTAGTGGTGGATCGCTCGTTTCGGCCTTACTTCTACGTTCTGCCGGTCGGAGACCCTGAGGAGGTTGCCAGAGCGCTGCGCCAAGCTTTGACAGCTTATGGTTTACTCAGCGTGGAACAACTGGACAGGAGATTCTTCGGGAAACCTTCTAAGGTCTTGAGAGTAACTTTGATGAATCCGCGAGAAGTTCCGAGTGCCAGGGAGGCAGCTGCCAAGCTAAAGGGCGTGAAGGAAGTTTTAGAGGCAGATATCCGCTTCTACATGCGCTACATGGTAGATAATGATGTGAGACCTTCTGCCTGGCACGTCGTGAAGGTAGACGAGCTGAAAAAGCCGAGCAACGTTCACGTCGATGATGCGTACTTAGCGCTTGAAGCACCGAGGTACGTGGGTGGGCCTCCGCCAAACCTGAAAGTCTACGCTATCGACATAGAGTGCTATAACAAGTACGGTGAGCCGATTCCGGAGCGCGACCCTGTTATTTTGATTTCGCGCGCTACGCGGGATGGTGTTGAAGTTTTCTCAGCAGAGCAGGGCGAGACGGCGTTGCTGAAAGAGTTCCTCGATGATTTCTGGGAGCAGGACCCTGACGTGGTCGTAGGGTATAATTCGAACAGATTTGACATACCTTACCTGATCAGGAGGGCTCACGAGAATGGATTGAAGCTTAAGCTTAACAGGAACGGTGGCGAGCCAGCACAGAGCGTTTATGGTCACTTCTCGATGGTGGGGAGAGCGAACATCGACCTCTACGACTACGCGAGCGAGCTCGCAGGTGTGAAGCTGAAGACCCTGGATCACGTGGCTGACTATCTGGGTCTTGTAAAACGTTCAGAGAGAGTGCTACTCGATGCTTCGCGTATCTACGAGTACTGGGATTCTGGAGAGCTTAGAGCAGTTCTTAAGCAGTACTCAGCGGACGACGCAAGGAGTGCGTTTTTGATAGGGGAGGCTGTGCTCCCCTTCGCTATTCAGCTCTCGGAGATCGTGGGGTTGCCTTTAGATCAGATTTTCGCAGCATCGGTGGGTAACCGCGTAGAGTGGTTCTTGATCAGGCAGGCTTTCAAGCGCGGGGAGCTGGCGCCGAACTCGAAGGAGAGGAAAGAGGAGACTTACAAGGGGGCCATAGTTCTCTCTCCACGCCCCGGCATTCACAGGAATATTGCAGTCCTGGACTTCTCATCGATGTACCCTAACATTATGATCAAGTACAATATATCCCCTGACACTTACATTTCTCCTGTTGAAAGCGTCCCAGAAGGGGAGGTCAACGTAGCGCCCGAAGTAGGGCATAAATTTAGGAAAAACCCTCCAGGCTTTTTCCGCAGCATTCTTGAAGAGCTTATACGTGTCAGGAGAGAGATAATCCGGAGAATGCGCGAGCTAAGCCCCGAAAGCGAGGAGTTCAGGATTCTGGAAGAGAGGCAGAAAGCTGTTAAGGTGATCACAAACGCCGTTTACGGCTACACAGGCTGGCCGCCTGCAAGGTGGTATATGAGAGAGGTTGCCGAAGCGACGACTGCATGGGGGCGCGTTATCATAAAGGAGACTATCCGGAAAGCGCAGGAGCTAGGGCTCACCGTGATCTACGGTGATACGGACAGCATATTTGTTGTTTACGAGCCGAAGAGGGTTAGCAAGTTGATTGACTATGTAAATGCGGAGATGGGTTTCGAGATAAAAGTCGACAGAATCTACTCGAAAATTTTCTTCACGGAAGCTAAAAAGAGGTACTGTGGCTTCACGCTCGATGGTAAAATCGAAATAGTCGGGCTTGAAGCCGTTCGCGGCGACTGGGCTGAGCTCTCAAAGGATATTCAGGAGAAAGTGGTTGAGATAATCCTGGTGGAGGAGAATCCGTGGAGGGCTGTCGAGTACGTTAGGAGCGTGATAAGCGACCTCTACCTGGGGAAAGTTCCGCTGGAGAAGCTTATCATATGGAAGACTTTAACCAAAGAGCTTGACGAATACGAGGTGGATGCCCCTCATGTCCAAGCAGCTAGAATGCTGGCTAGAGCGGGCTACAGAGTGTACAAGGGGATGAAGATAGGGTACGTAGTGACTAAGTACGGCAGCAGCAAGGTTTCTGATCGTGCTAAGCCGCATATCCTGGTAAGGTCGCCCGATGAGGTTGACGTAGAATACTACGTGGAGCACCAGGTCGTTCCGGCCGCTTTAAGGATTCTCGAGTACTTCGGTGTGAGGAGAGAGCACTTGATCAGCAAGGGTAAAGGTCAAGCATCGCTCTTAGATTTCTTCGGCTAG
- the psmB gene encoding archaeal proteasome endopeptidase complex subunit beta, translating to MEALPGTTVGVRVEEGVVLAAEKRVAYGFYLMSKAGKKVYRILDRIGIASAGLIADMQTLARILEAEMKIYELDAGQPPTVWSAAKLLSYILYERRLFPYYAEMLVGGVDEAGSHLYSLDPIGAVLEENYVAAGTGAQLAISILEASYRRDMSVQEAEQVALKALEAAMKRDAVSGDGIDMLVITRTASHEKSYTWPLKA from the coding sequence ATGGAGGCTCTCCCGGGTACTACTGTTGGGGTTAGAGTCGAAGAGGGTGTCGTACTAGCTGCTGAGAAAAGAGTGGCTTACGGTTTTTACCTAATGAGTAAAGCCGGTAAGAAGGTGTATAGAATTCTCGACCGGATAGGCATCGCTAGCGCGGGGCTCATAGCGGACATGCAGACTCTGGCGCGGATCCTCGAGGCGGAGATGAAGATCTATGAGCTCGATGCGGGACAGCCCCCGACGGTATGGTCAGCAGCTAAGCTTCTCTCGTATATACTCTACGAGAGAAGGCTGTTCCCCTACTACGCGGAGATGCTCGTGGGCGGTGTAGATGAAGCGGGCTCTCATCTATATTCCCTAGACCCTATCGGCGCTGTTCTGGAGGAGAACTACGTCGCCGCTGGAACGGGGGCGCAGCTTGCGATCAGCATCCTCGAAGCGAGCTACAGGAGAGATATGAGCGTTCAGGAAGCTGAGCAGGTAGCGTTGAAAGCCCTCGAGGCAGCAATGAAGAGAGATGCTGTGAGCGGTGACGGAATCGACATGCTAGTAATCACTAGAACAGCCTCTCACGAGAAAAGCTACACCTGGCCGCTTAAGGCGTAG
- a CDS encoding GTPase, whose amino-acid sequence MRLAPRAAELFEVAARSCRSAAQAGSRERVKEVKRRQARCVRIAAKTVRSTLREVYTSSPYVEKLHPFYRELCRLSFDLNEYKVCLARLRSAERIVSRIAAESLRELKGVETAKDAIRVRRSFFGRLGSLLESLEDCLIMLRQAQLSMLKLPEINPDLAAVIIAGAPNVGKSSLLRALTRAKPEVQPYPFTTRNIILGVMEHGVYRVQLVDTPGLLDSPLEDKSRIEQQAVLALRYLGDAAIFVADPTETCGFTLDFQRRVYEQVTGIFPEGSVIVAVNKLDIAQEEHLHRFEMVFPGVEYLPISAEKRINLDKLADLLTEILKKSGKESKMLTS is encoded by the coding sequence ATGCGTCTAGCTCCAAGAGCAGCTGAGCTTTTCGAGGTAGCTGCTAGGTCGTGCAGAAGCGCTGCACAGGCAGGTTCGCGAGAGAGGGTGAAAGAGGTTAAACGCAGGCAAGCGAGGTGCGTAAGAATCGCGGCAAAGACAGTAAGAAGCACTCTGCGAGAAGTTTACACGAGCAGTCCCTACGTAGAGAAGCTTCACCCGTTCTACCGTGAGCTTTGCCGGCTTTCATTCGACTTGAATGAGTACAAAGTGTGCTTGGCTAGACTGCGTTCTGCGGAAAGAATCGTGAGCAGGATCGCCGCAGAGAGTCTCAGAGAACTTAAGGGAGTCGAAACCGCCAAGGACGCGATCAGGGTCAGGAGGAGCTTCTTCGGAAGACTCGGGTCGCTTCTGGAGTCGCTTGAAGACTGCTTAATCATGCTACGCCAGGCCCAGCTCTCGATGCTAAAGCTGCCTGAGATAAACCCAGACCTCGCTGCAGTGATCATAGCGGGAGCACCCAACGTCGGTAAGTCCTCACTGCTCCGCGCTTTGACGCGCGCCAAACCTGAAGTACAGCCTTACCCGTTCACAACGAGGAACATTATTCTAGGAGTAATGGAACATGGGGTTTACAGAGTGCAGTTAGTGGACACTCCGGGCTTGCTGGATTCTCCTTTGGAGGATAAAAGCCGTATCGAGCAGCAAGCAGTGCTGGCGCTACGCTATCTCGGCGACGCCGCGATTTTCGTTGCTGATCCAACTGAAACGTGTGGCTTCACGCTCGACTTCCAAAGGAGGGTTTACGAACAGGTTACGGGAATCTTTCCTGAGGGTTCTGTAATCGTAGCTGTAAACAAGCTTGACATCGCTCAAGAAGAACACCTTCACCGCTTCGAAATGGTGTTTCCCGGCGTAGAATACTTGCCCATCTCTGCTGAAAAAAGAATCAACCTGGATAAGCTTGCCGATCTATTGACAGAAATATTGAAAAAAAGCGGTAAAGAATCCAAAATGCTTACTTCCTGA
- a CDS encoding AAA family ATPase, which produces MARLVAFVTGISGSGRLALLQEVQRRSPSVHVIDVGSRMYSKSEELGVQIPEGKILDMDPLALDYLRAVTFEDILRELESTSHEVVAISTHVSFRWKKHLLQAFNFYYVNRIDPDIYVNVVDNAHSIYARLSGDRAWRNRLTIKDILVWRDEEFFITKMLADYRRKPCYLFPRREDPAMLERILFNVEKASKEGGRRMWKAYLSYPITHVKGDEKFFAEKEDIKKKLKEAGLVIFDPITIEDSVLIDLAIQAKSEGKEYVEISEDGFQAKVSVNDLLAAVEDIRDQIVARDYQLINQSDMLVVFYPVRVLSPGVLSEIKYGYTHNKDVFAIFPHEGASPFFEYYTTKVFKDVDSLIDHLKETGRL; this is translated from the coding sequence GTGGCTAGACTCGTAGCTTTCGTCACCGGCATCAGCGGAAGCGGTAGACTGGCTCTGCTCCAGGAGGTGCAGAGACGAAGCCCCTCTGTTCACGTGATCGATGTTGGTTCTAGGATGTACAGCAAATCCGAAGAGCTGGGTGTTCAGATACCTGAAGGAAAAATTCTTGACATGGACCCGCTTGCGCTAGACTACCTTAGAGCAGTCACTTTCGAGGATATCTTGAGAGAGCTTGAGAGCACCAGCCACGAGGTTGTAGCGATAAGCACGCACGTGAGTTTCCGGTGGAAGAAACACCTCCTACAGGCGTTCAATTTTTACTATGTTAACAGAATTGATCCAGATATTTATGTAAATGTTGTTGACAACGCGCATAGCATTTATGCAAGACTGAGTGGTGATAGAGCTTGGAGAAACAGGCTTACGATAAAAGATATACTAGTGTGGCGAGACGAAGAGTTCTTCATTACAAAAATGCTTGCAGATTACAGGCGGAAGCCATGCTACCTTTTCCCGAGGCGCGAAGACCCAGCCATGCTCGAGAGAATTCTCTTCAACGTGGAGAAAGCATCCAAAGAGGGAGGTAGGAGGATGTGGAAAGCCTACTTAAGCTATCCTATAACACACGTGAAAGGTGATGAAAAGTTTTTTGCCGAGAAAGAGGACATTAAAAAGAAGTTGAAAGAGGCCGGGCTGGTGATTTTCGATCCTATAACGATAGAGGACTCTGTCCTAATAGACTTAGCCATCCAGGCGAAAAGCGAGGGAAAAGAGTACGTGGAGATATCTGAGGACGGTTTCCAAGCTAAAGTAAGTGTAAATGATCTGCTAGCAGCAGTCGAAGATATTAGGGACCAGATAGTCGCTAGGGATTACCAGCTGATCAACCAGAGTGATATGCTTGTCGTGTTCTACCCGGTCAGAGTCTTATCACCGGGAGTTCTCAGCGAAATAAAGTACGGCTACACTCACAACAAGGATGTGTTTGCGATTTTCCCTCACGAAGGAGCCAGCCCGTTTTTCGAGTACTACACGACTAAAGTTTTCAAAGACGTGGACAGCCTCATCGACCACTTGAAGGAAACTGGAAGACTTTAA
- a CDS encoding SEC61-beta family protein, with protein MSGSKKAKKSGGSSERRPTAMPAAGLLTFYEEDIGGIKLRPEYVVISAFLLSLLVVMAHLGFFTPR; from the coding sequence ATGTCTGGGTCGAAAAAAGCTAAGAAGAGTGGGGGCAGCTCTGAGAGAAGACCTACAGCGATGCCTGCTGCCGGGCTCCTAACATTCTACGAAGAAGATATAGGTGGTATAAAGCTAAGGCCCGAGTATGTTGTGATCAGCGCTTTCCTTTTATCCCTCCTGGTAGTCATGGCACATTTAGGTTTCTTCACGCCTCGATGA
- a CDS encoding geranylgeranylglyceryl/heptaprenylglyceryl phosphate synthase — protein sequence MRGKVKEYILNEIKAKGAIHMTLLDPDRVSAERAATIAKEAARAGTSAIMIGGSIGVSEGMTDETILAIKKAVDIPVILFPGSPSALSRYADAVWFISVLNSHNPYFITGAQMQGAPIVKRYSLEVLPLGYIIVGWGGAVSIVSYTRPLPFEEPEIAAAYALAAEYMGFDFVYLEGGSGGKPVPPRVVRAVRNTVSIPIVVGGGVRKPSTARKLVEAGADIIVTGTITEVAEDVYSAIKGIVEGVLEGARNRLEAKKNLGSSRREET from the coding sequence ATGAGGGGAAAGGTTAAGGAGTACATCCTTAACGAGATTAAGGCTAAGGGAGCCATACACATGACGCTTCTAGACCCTGATCGTGTCAGTGCGGAGAGAGCGGCTACTATAGCGAAAGAAGCTGCAAGGGCAGGGACGTCCGCGATAATGATTGGAGGAAGCATAGGTGTTTCAGAAGGAATGACCGACGAGACTATTCTCGCCATAAAGAAGGCTGTTGACATTCCTGTGATCCTGTTCCCCGGTTCTCCCTCCGCACTTAGCCGCTACGCGGACGCTGTCTGGTTCATCTCGGTTCTGAACTCCCACAACCCCTACTTTATCACAGGAGCTCAGATGCAGGGAGCTCCTATTGTGAAGAGATATTCGCTTGAGGTTCTACCGCTCGGTTACATCATTGTGGGGTGGGGTGGTGCCGTATCCATTGTTAGCTACACTCGGCCGTTACCTTTCGAAGAGCCTGAGATCGCAGCTGCCTATGCGCTCGCAGCGGAGTACATGGGCTTCGACTTCGTCTATCTCGAGGGAGGGTCTGGTGGGAAACCCGTGCCACCGCGGGTGGTGAGAGCTGTGAGGAATACTGTGAGCATACCTATCGTGGTCGGGGGAGGAGTGCGCAAACCATCTACTGCTAGAAAACTCGTGGAGGCTGGTGCTGACATAATCGTCACAGGTACTATAACTGAAGTGGCAGAGGACGTTTACTCTGCTATAAAAGGTATAGTTGAGGGAGTGCTAGAAGGTGCTCGCAACCGCCTCGAAGCAAAGAAGAATTTAGGCTCATCGAGGCGTGAAGAAACCTAA
- a CDS encoding SWIM zinc finger family protein has translation MHADELKARKALLAGRVKRIRLCDPTPRDTPLFAVLSAGRTYHHVVVPGRYCSCPDFLFSVVIRRVKEKCYHMLAVEKALRSGIAIEEECWTAEKLARELLKAMGGRL, from the coding sequence GTGCACGCTGACGAGCTCAAAGCTAGGAAAGCTTTGCTTGCAGGACGCGTAAAGCGCATTAGACTCTGCGATCCTACACCTAGGGATACTCCGCTGTTCGCCGTGCTCAGCGCTGGCAGAACTTACCATCACGTCGTGGTGCCCGGGCGCTACTGCTCGTGCCCCGATTTTCTTTTCTCAGTCGTGATAAGAAGAGTTAAGGAGAAGTGCTACCACATGCTAGCCGTCGAGAAGGCGCTGAGAAGCGGTATCGCGATTGAGGAAGAGTGCTGGACTGCCGAGAAGCTAGCCAGGGAGCTGCTTAAAGCTATGGGTGGTCGGCTTTGA
- the aspS gene encoding aspartate--tRNA(Asn) ligase — protein sequence MEKRIVGWVSNLKVLGRISFLEVIDDLSVKPLTVVVKRDEVPEETWRTAVSLKLGSAVRVIGREPEKVISMKGRELHAVKVEVLSEPQALLPLDPTGKTPASFDAYIDYRYLSLRLPRFRALFLARSALMSYTREYFSSRGFLEVNTPKIVGAGAEGGATLFTVEYFERKAYLSQSPQLYKQMLMCGVPRVFEITPYFRAEKFNTVRHLNESWGLDVEMAFIDGMEEVLDLLEDYLKYVVRRLNEDLGEVLREQGFNLLPPLSSVPRITYEEAVKLLNQLGVNVSFGEDLDSNSEKVLGEYMEGRGNPAYFIIRYPWEAKPFYIMRGAGGLSESFDLDVRGIEVASGGQREHRYEELLKNIEDKGLRKEEFSFYLEAFRYGMPPHGGFGLGLDRLLMTILGVSNIREVVLFPRDRYRLVP from the coding sequence ATGGAGAAGCGGATCGTGGGCTGGGTGTCTAACTTAAAGGTGCTTGGCCGCATATCGTTCCTTGAAGTCATCGACGACTTATCCGTGAAACCCTTAACCGTGGTTGTCAAGAGAGATGAAGTGCCCGAGGAGACTTGGAGGACTGCGGTGAGCCTGAAGCTTGGCAGCGCTGTGAGGGTGATCGGCCGAGAGCCCGAGAAGGTAATAAGCATGAAGGGGAGAGAGCTCCACGCGGTTAAGGTAGAGGTTCTCTCGGAGCCGCAGGCTCTTCTGCCCTTGGACCCGACGGGTAAAACTCCTGCGAGTTTTGACGCTTACATCGACTACAGGTACCTGTCTCTGCGGCTGCCGAGGTTTAGGGCGCTTTTCCTGGCCAGAAGCGCCCTGATGAGCTACACGAGGGAGTATTTCTCGTCGAGAGGTTTCCTCGAAGTGAATACTCCGAAAATCGTTGGTGCTGGTGCTGAGGGTGGTGCAACTCTCTTCACGGTGGAATACTTTGAGAGGAAGGCTTACCTGTCTCAAAGTCCTCAGCTGTACAAGCAGATGCTTATGTGCGGAGTTCCCAGAGTATTCGAGATAACCCCTTACTTCCGAGCCGAGAAGTTCAATACCGTTAGGCACCTTAACGAGAGCTGGGGCCTCGACGTTGAGATGGCCTTTATAGATGGGATGGAAGAGGTCCTGGATTTACTAGAGGATTATCTAAAGTATGTTGTCCGCAGGCTCAACGAGGATCTCGGCGAAGTTCTCCGAGAGCAGGGGTTTAACCTGCTTCCTCCGCTCAGCAGTGTACCGCGCATTACTTATGAGGAAGCAGTTAAGCTGCTAAATCAGCTAGGTGTCAACGTCAGCTTCGGTGAGGATCTGGACAGTAATTCTGAGAAGGTTCTCGGCGAGTACATGGAAGGAAGAGGCAATCCCGCGTATTTCATAATTAGGTACCCTTGGGAGGCTAAGCCATTCTACATTATGAGGGGTGCTGGCGGGCTCAGCGAGTCCTTCGACCTGGACGTTAGAGGCATAGAGGTCGCATCCGGGGGGCAGAGGGAGCACCGCTACGAGGAGCTGTTAAAGAACATCGAGGACAAAGGACTGCGGAAGGAGGAGTTCTCGTTCTACTTGGAGGCCTTCAGGTACGGCATGCCTCCTCACGGAGGTTTCGGACTTGGCCTAGATAGACTGCTGATGACGATCCTCGGAGTTTCGAATATACGTGAAGTCGTCCTTTTCCCGAGGGATCGCTACAGGCTAGTGCCGTAG
- a CDS encoding AAA family ATPase, whose translation MSSLMACIIVAISGTPGSGKTTYAKFLAERYGLRYVSGGALFREIARERGYDLVEFHRVAEIEEDIDFLIEERSLREALKGGVVIEGHLAVWVLRSIAHAKIIFDAPLEVRARRIAVRDSKSFSEALEELVKREKSNRERAWKYYGLDVRDYSVADLVINTGLLGEESVKFILTSFFDRLRLEHPELFH comes from the coding sequence TTGAGCAGTTTAATGGCATGCATAATCGTAGCGATTAGCGGTACTCCTGGAAGCGGTAAAACTACTTACGCAAAGTTCTTAGCCGAGCGGTACGGGCTACGCTACGTTTCAGGAGGTGCTCTCTTCCGGGAAATAGCGCGCGAGAGAGGGTACGATTTAGTCGAGTTTCACCGCGTAGCAGAGATAGAGGAGGACATTGACTTTCTGATAGAAGAAAGATCTCTTAGAGAGGCTCTCAAAGGAGGTGTTGTTATCGAGGGCCACCTAGCCGTCTGGGTGCTTAGAAGCATAGCGCATGCCAAGATAATTTTCGATGCCCCTCTGGAGGTGAGAGCTAGGCGTATAGCCGTCAGGGATTCGAAAAGCTTTAGCGAGGCACTTGAAGAGCTTGTTAAAAGAGAGAAAAGCAACCGGGAAAGAGCCTGGAAGTACTATGGCCTTGATGTCCGCGACTACAGCGTGGCAGATTTAGTCATCAACACGGGCTTGCTGGGGGAAGAGTCGGTGAAATTTATCTTGACGAGCTTTTTCGATAGACTGCGGCTGGAGCATCCCGAGCTTTTCCACTAA
- a CDS encoding deoxyhypusine synthase: MEPQRLELRREMLKVHVEDLSLDEVVENFGEAMKVFSRIGGFSLRYLQRAVEILDEAYSKNCALILSFPANIVATGLRGLLADVIAKGFCRAVVTTGGTFDHDIARATGGRYYVGDFELDDEMLRELGLHRLGNILIPLEHYGPLIESFVHRLLSELSRVKTSWSPSELAYESGRRLEDQKSILRACSRKGVPVFSPGLVDSAFGTAVYTFNERARASSELRGIVLDTVADMAKIAEIVYEADCLAGLMLGGGISKHHVIWWAQFRGGLDYAVAVTSAPEWDGSLSGARTREAISWGKIKPSAKHVTVPGDATLLLPIILGAVAKRRLP, from the coding sequence TTGGAGCCGCAGAGGCTAGAGCTTAGAAGAGAGATGCTGAAAGTTCACGTCGAGGATCTCTCCCTTGACGAGGTAGTAGAGAACTTCGGAGAAGCCATGAAAGTCTTCAGCAGGATTGGGGGCTTCTCTCTACGGTACTTACAGAGAGCTGTTGAAATCCTCGATGAAGCATACAGTAAGAACTGCGCTCTTATCTTGTCATTTCCAGCAAATATAGTGGCGACCGGTCTGCGGGGCCTCCTCGCTGATGTGATCGCTAAGGGCTTCTGTAGAGCCGTGGTTACAACTGGGGGGACTTTTGACCACGATATAGCGAGAGCTACTGGGGGAAGGTACTACGTTGGCGACTTCGAGCTCGACGATGAAATGCTGCGGGAGCTTGGCTTGCACCGGCTTGGGAATATACTCATCCCGCTAGAGCACTACGGTCCCTTAATAGAGTCGTTCGTACACAGACTGCTCAGCGAGCTTTCCCGGGTTAAAACTTCATGGTCGCCCAGCGAACTGGCTTACGAGTCCGGAAGGAGGCTAGAGGATCAGAAGTCAATCCTTAGAGCTTGTTCTAGGAAGGGCGTACCAGTCTTTTCACCTGGTCTGGTGGACTCGGCTTTCGGCACCGCGGTCTATACTTTCAACGAAAGGGCAAGGGCTTCCTCGGAGCTGCGGGGAATAGTTCTCGATACGGTTGCGGACATGGCGAAGATCGCAGAAATTGTGTACGAGGCGGACTGCCTGGCCGGCTTGATGCTCGGAGGAGGAATATCTAAGCATCACGTGATCTGGTGGGCTCAGTTCCGGGGCGGCCTTGACTACGCTGTCGCCGTTACGTCTGCTCCTGAGTGGGATGGCTCCCTATCCGGGGCGAGAACCAGAGAAGCTATAAGCTGGGGGAAGATTAAGCCGTCCGCGAAACATGTGACGGTTCCGGGGGATGCCACACTTCTTTTACCCATAATTCTGGGCGCTGTGGCCAAGCGCCGGCTACCTTAG
- the spt4 gene encoding transcription elongation factor subunit Spt4 yields the protein MSKRKLPLKACVKCRFLVEEDVETCPSCGSREFTDNWEGLIVVLNEQSVAAKVLGIQRKGFYALKAR from the coding sequence GTGAGTAAGCGGAAGCTTCCCCTAAAAGCCTGCGTCAAGTGCAGGTTTCTCGTGGAAGAGGATGTCGAAACGTGTCCTAGCTGCGGAAGCAGAGAATTTACCGACAACTGGGAGGGTTTGATCGTCGTTCTGAACGAGCAGAGCGTTGCTGCTAAAGTGCTTGGAATCCAGAGGAAAGGGTTCTACGCCCTAAAGGCTAGGTGA